A window from Ruminiclostridium josui JCM 17888 encodes these proteins:
- a CDS encoding ABC transporter ATP-binding protein, translated as MVIYRNYFKKYRFKFLIAVSCVFFEAVCDLLQPAIMSRIIDTGIKNSRVDLVLKLGLMMLIITICGAGFAATRNILASKVSQSFGADLRYDVFSKIMKFSEESVDKLESGSLITRMTNDTNQIIQFVNGMMRIFFKAPLTCIGSIILAVILSPIMSIVLFCAIVVIAILIIISMKMSYSRFAKVQSAIDRLNTTVQEYLLGIRLVKAFGRFKDEEKKFDAVNTDLFQKSVSSQLVVSYFSPLMSLTISIGIAFIIYLGSILFGNGYIEVGKVAAFINYMMQILTSLIMITNIFNTFIRTKASTERIVEILESEEDFSGSDNKVVFSEGSLEFKNVTFAYPGGSGLPALENLSFKVNDGETLAVIGPTGSGKSTIAWLCLHFYDVQEGNIYINSKDIKELDTDYIRNNIALAPQKSMLFTGTVFDNIAWGMRDTNREKVINAAKQAQADEFIKKMPNGYDSLLGQNGVNLSGGQKQRISIARALAKESPIMILDDCTSALDAVTETRVRRALRSTEDKKTIIMITQRIGTAMTADKILVMDNGINAGFGSHEDLMRTCKTYREIYDSQIGGDL; from the coding sequence ATGGTTATTTACCGAAATTACTTTAAAAAATACAGGTTTAAGTTTCTGATAGCTGTTAGCTGTGTTTTTTTTGAGGCGGTTTGCGATTTACTTCAGCCGGCTATTATGTCACGTATAATAGATACCGGGATTAAAAACAGCAGAGTGGACTTAGTTTTAAAGCTTGGGCTGATGATGCTTATTATAACCATTTGTGGTGCTGGTTTTGCGGCAACTAGAAATATACTTGCCAGTAAGGTTTCTCAAAGTTTTGGAGCTGATTTGCGTTATGATGTGTTTTCCAAAATAATGAAGTTTTCGGAAGAAAGTGTTGACAAATTAGAAAGTGGTTCTCTTATTACAAGGATGACAAATGATACAAATCAGATTATTCAGTTTGTCAATGGAATGATGAGAATATTCTTTAAAGCACCATTGACATGTATAGGCAGTATAATACTTGCTGTTATTTTGAGTCCAATCATGAGCATAGTTCTCTTTTGTGCTATTGTTGTCATAGCAATTCTTATTATAATCAGTATGAAAATGAGCTACTCGCGTTTTGCAAAAGTCCAGTCTGCAATAGACAGGTTAAATACTACGGTACAGGAATATCTCCTTGGAATCAGGCTTGTAAAGGCTTTTGGACGTTTTAAGGATGAAGAAAAAAAGTTTGATGCAGTGAATACGGATTTATTTCAAAAGAGTGTTTCATCTCAATTGGTAGTTTCATATTTTTCTCCATTAATGTCATTAACAATCAGCATAGGGATTGCATTTATAATTTATCTGGGGAGTATTTTGTTTGGTAATGGTTATATTGAGGTTGGTAAGGTTGCAGCATTTATAAACTATATGATGCAGATACTAACATCATTGATTATGATAACGAATATTTTTAATACTTTTATTAGGACAAAGGCTTCAACTGAAAGGATTGTAGAGATATTAGAAAGTGAAGAAGACTTTTCCGGCTCTGATAACAAAGTAGTCTTTAGTGAAGGAAGTCTGGAGTTTAAAAATGTTACTTTTGCATATCCCGGTGGGAGCGGCCTTCCAGCTTTGGAAAACCTGTCTTTCAAGGTGAATGATGGTGAAACTCTAGCGGTTATAGGGCCCACAGGCTCAGGAAAATCTACTATTGCGTGGCTATGTCTTCATTTTTATGATGTGCAGGAAGGAAATATTTATATAAATAGTAAAGATATCAAAGAGCTTGATACAGATTATATAAGAAACAATATTGCACTGGCACCTCAGAAAAGTATGCTTTTTACAGGTACAGTTTTTGATAATATAGCCTGGGGGATGAGGGACACAAATAGAGAGAAAGTGATAAATGCTGCAAAACAGGCACAGGCAGACGAATTTATAAAAAAAATGCCTAACGGATATGATAGCTTACTTGGTCAAAACGGTGTAAATCTTTCAGGAGGACAGAAACAAAGAATTTCGATTGCTAGAGCTCTTGCGAAGGAATCTCCAATAATGATACTGGATGATTGTACCAGTGCTCTTGATGCCGTTACAGAGACAAGAGTAAGGCGGGCTTTACGCAGCACTGAGGATAAAAAAACCATTATCATGATAACTCAGAGAATAGGTACTGCAATGACTGCCGACAAAATTCTTGTTATGGATAATGGGATAAATGCAGGTTTTGGAAGCCATGAGGATTTAATGAGAACTTGCAAGACCTACAGAGAAATTTACGATTCCCAGATTGGAGGCGACTTATAA
- a CDS encoding ABC transporter ATP-binding protein, whose product MAGANKPGNIGNMPRLGNRMGGPPHQRFQPTAKPKNSKGTMLRLVSMFGKWKNSLIVATVLTILSASVSLITPYLLGEAINTFNIKTGNVEKNVLNIILTTLIVCYLASWLIDTSNGILMAKVTQNLVKSIRTDFFSKLQKIPLNFYDTRAHGDTMSRITNDVDNISSTVAQTTTQLISSIFSITGSFIMMLYLSPVLTLVALITIPLVFILTKTIAMHSRKYFKSQQNNLGLLNGVIEENIVGLKMVKSFNRQQKVLEEFKEVNSKLCKDSTKAQIWAGFLMPFMNVINNLSFTFIACAGGVLTVNKILTIGVVVSFLTYSKQFGMPLNNIAGMFNTIQSALAGAERVFEILDEEEEKADKKDIKEFFDAKGKVEFRNVSFAYNPEHIVLNNISFQVQPGEVVALVGETGAGKTTIVNLLTRFYEADEGEILIDDISISDISRKDLRSCFSVVLQDTCLFTGTIMDNIRYSKPEATDEEVMEASKMAHAHEFISRLPKKYNTHITGSSDNLSQGQRQLIAIARAILCNAPILILDEATSSVDTKTEKEIQLALLKLMKNHTSFLIAHRLSTIRDADKIFVIGNGCIQEYGTHIDLMDRKGIYYKMVMNQMGLDEN is encoded by the coding sequence ATGGCTGGTGCAAATAAACCCGGAAACATAGGCAATATGCCAAGATTGGGAAACAGAATGGGAGGGCCGCCTCATCAAAGATTTCAACCTACTGCTAAACCAAAGAATAGTAAAGGTACAATGCTAAGACTTGTTAGTATGTTTGGTAAATGGAAGAACTCGCTTATTGTGGCTACTGTACTTACTATTCTTTCAGCTTCGGTATCACTTATCACACCTTATTTATTAGGAGAAGCAATAAATACATTTAATATTAAAACAGGAAATGTAGAAAAAAATGTGTTGAATATTATACTGACAACACTTATTGTTTGCTACCTGGCGAGTTGGTTAATAGATACATCAAACGGTATTCTTATGGCAAAGGTTACTCAAAATCTTGTAAAAAGCATAAGGACAGACTTTTTTTCAAAACTGCAGAAAATTCCTTTGAACTTTTATGATACCAGAGCCCATGGAGATACTATGAGCAGGATAACCAATGACGTTGATAACATCAGCAGTACTGTAGCTCAGACAACTACTCAGCTCATATCCAGTATTTTTTCAATAACGGGTTCATTTATAATGATGTTGTATTTAAGTCCTGTTTTAACTCTTGTTGCACTAATTACTATACCACTTGTATTTATACTGACCAAAACAATAGCCATGCACAGTCGTAAATACTTTAAAAGTCAACAGAACAATCTGGGGTTGTTAAATGGGGTAATTGAAGAAAATATTGTGGGATTAAAGATGGTTAAATCCTTTAATCGCCAGCAGAAGGTTTTGGAGGAATTCAAAGAGGTTAATAGTAAGCTTTGTAAAGATTCCACTAAGGCTCAGATTTGGGCAGGTTTCCTTATGCCATTTATGAATGTCATTAACAATTTGAGCTTTACTTTTATTGCCTGTGCAGGAGGAGTGTTGACAGTAAATAAAATACTAACAATAGGTGTTGTAGTCAGCTTTCTTACGTATTCAAAGCAATTTGGTATGCCACTTAACAATATTGCAGGAATGTTCAATACTATTCAATCAGCTCTGGCAGGAGCTGAAAGAGTTTTTGAAATTTTGGATGAAGAAGAGGAAAAAGCTGACAAAAAGGACATAAAGGAATTTTTTGATGCTAAAGGTAAAGTGGAGTTTAGAAATGTATCATTTGCATATAATCCGGAGCATATAGTTCTCAATAACATTAGCTTTCAGGTCCAACCGGGAGAAGTTGTTGCCCTTGTTGGTGAGACTGGAGCCGGAAAAACTACGATTGTAAATCTTCTAACCAGATTTTATGAGGCTGATGAAGGAGAAATATTAATAGATGATATCAGTATTTCCGATATTTCTAGAAAAGACCTGAGAAGTTGCTTTTCTGTAGTTTTGCAGGACACATGTCTTTTTACTGGTACAATAATGGACAACATAAGATATTCAAAGCCTGAAGCAACGGATGAGGAAGTTATGGAAGCTTCAAAAATGGCTCATGCCCATGAATTTATATCAAGGCTGCCCAAGAAGTATAATACACATATTACAGGAAGCTCCGATAATCTTAGCCAGGGGCAACGTCAGTTGATTGCAATAGCAAGAGCTATTTTATGTAATGCTCCGATACTTATCCTGGATGAAGCCACAAGCAGCGTTGATACAAAAACAGAAAAAGAAATTCAACTGGCTTTACTCAAGCTTATGAAAAACCACACCAGCTTTTTGATTGCACACAGACTTTCAACAATACGTGATGCTGATAAGATTTTTGTTATAGGGAATGGATGTATTCAAGAATATGGAACTCATATAGATTTAATGGATAGAAAAGGCATTTACTATAAAATGGTTATGAATCAGATGGGACTTGATGAGAATTAA
- a CDS encoding S-layer homology domain-containing protein, producing MGLKKCIISMFIFLFLFQTSTSAYESLSYLYAGNTTTYINNVNRTGTNLTTVSPDYFEINSNGTLKNTIKVDPLFVESMHAKGIKVVPYLSNNWDRTLGRAALANQNSFVASLSAEIVRLGCDGVNIDIQNLTESDRNAYTAFIKLLRSYLPKSKLLTICVAANPWGSTIGWQGSYDYATLGAVCDQIFIMAYDEHYTGSAPGAVASFSFVEKSVNYTLKYVPSTKIVLGIPFYGRFWKQGSTSGGYGITVSDVERLVSICKSKTWYDSTSQCARATVTVTSSDNAVIWGSSKLSAGTYDIWYEDETSLEKKLSLVSKYNLLGAGSWALGQEPQRFWNNYSQWLMGKPFIDISNHWAQSYIIDLFQKGIVSGMPDKRFVPDDSLTRAQAAALLVKALNLENESATASFSDTKTHWASKQIAIVKEKGIFSGYSENMFYPERKITREEFAVVCDKILFSPDTVDFSQRIFSDVSPESNSWSNKSIIVLSMNNILSGYPDGTFRPKKTITRAEAVRVISALLEYPGGFTISPSKIQNPETVPAR from the coding sequence ATGGGACTAAAAAAATGTATAATATCAATGTTTATATTTTTATTCCTTTTTCAGACAAGCACTTCCGCTTATGAAAGCTTAAGCTACCTATACGCAGGAAACACAACAACCTATATAAATAATGTTAACCGTACCGGGACAAACCTAACAACAGTTTCTCCCGATTATTTTGAAATAAACAGTAACGGAACTTTAAAAAACACTATAAAAGTAGACCCACTTTTTGTAGAAAGCATGCACGCAAAGGGAATAAAAGTCGTACCCTATCTAAGCAACAACTGGGACAGAACCCTTGGCAGAGCCGCATTGGCAAATCAAAACTCATTTGTCGCCAGTCTAAGTGCCGAAATTGTACGACTTGGATGTGACGGTGTAAATATAGATATTCAAAATCTTACAGAATCAGACCGTAACGCATATACTGCATTTATAAAACTTTTACGTTCTTATCTTCCGAAATCAAAATTATTAACGATATGTGTAGCTGCTAATCCTTGGGGTTCTACTATTGGTTGGCAGGGTTCCTATGATTATGCCACATTAGGAGCCGTTTGCGATCAAATATTTATAATGGCTTATGATGAGCATTACACCGGAAGTGCACCGGGAGCGGTAGCCAGCTTTTCTTTTGTAGAAAAAAGTGTAAACTACACACTGAAATATGTTCCTTCAACAAAAATAGTTTTAGGAATACCATTTTATGGAAGATTTTGGAAGCAAGGTTCAACAAGTGGCGGGTACGGAATTACTGTTTCAGACGTCGAACGTCTGGTATCAATCTGTAAATCCAAAACCTGGTATGACAGTACTTCCCAATGTGCTCGTGCAACCGTAACAGTAACTTCATCAGATAACGCAGTTATCTGGGGAAGCAGCAAACTTTCAGCAGGTACTTACGATATTTGGTATGAAGATGAAACTTCTTTAGAAAAAAAACTGTCACTTGTCTCAAAATACAATCTGTTGGGCGCTGGAAGTTGGGCATTAGGTCAGGAACCGCAGCGTTTCTGGAATAATTACAGTCAGTGGCTTATGGGTAAACCATTTATTGATATTTCAAATCACTGGGCTCAAAGCTACATTATAGATTTATTTCAAAAAGGCATTGTCAGCGGTATGCCAGACAAGCGTTTTGTTCCTGACGACAGTCTTACCAGAGCTCAAGCTGCAGCATTACTTGTAAAAGCACTTAATCTGGAAAACGAATCTGCAACTGCTTCCTTTTCCGACACTAAAACTCACTGGGCATCAAAGCAAATTGCCATAGTAAAGGAAAAAGGCATATTCAGCGGATATTCAGAAAACATGTTTTACCCTGAAAGAAAAATTACCAGAGAGGAATTTGCTGTAGTATGTGACAAGATACTATTCTCTCCCGATACTGTAGATTTCTCTCAAAGAATTTTTAGTGACGTAAGTCCTGAAAGTAACTCATGGTCAAATAAATCAATCATTGTTCTTTCTATGAATAATATTCTTTCAGGTTATCCGGATGGCACCTTCAGACCTAAAAAAACTATTACCAGAGCTGAAGCTGTCAGAGTAATATCCGCATTATTGGAATATCCGGGTGGATTTACAATATCACCAAGTAAAATTCAAAATCCAGAAACTGTACCAGCGAGATAA
- a CDS encoding DUF6512 family protein — MKKQRFTHPEKWILFGIPFVFIAGFILHYLYLWSGQKDFVGLISPLNESVWEHGKLLLVPTLLWWLVYYIAKQKKYGIDANLWFTGLLVAIVSSILSVMFFYYFYTQAFGFQSLYVDIFIFLLCSIIGPCLGLHFYRYSEGLGILISILLITLICILFVYWTFEPPHLPLFFDKVNGKYGI; from the coding sequence ATGAAAAAGCAAAGGTTTACTCATCCTGAAAAATGGATTTTATTTGGTATTCCATTTGTATTCATAGCAGGTTTTATTCTTCACTATCTGTATTTATGGTCAGGACAAAAGGATTTTGTCGGGCTGATTTCCCCACTAAATGAAAGCGTGTGGGAACATGGAAAGCTGCTGCTGGTTCCGACTTTACTATGGTGGTTAGTTTATTATATAGCAAAGCAAAAGAAATATGGAATAGATGCTAATCTATGGTTTACAGGATTGCTGGTTGCCATTGTTTCTTCTATCCTTTCAGTAATGTTTTTTTACTATTTTTATACTCAGGCATTTGGATTTCAATCACTTTATGTAGACATATTTATCTTTTTATTATGTAGTATTATAGGTCCGTGTCTGGGTCTTCATTTCTACAGATATTCTGAAGGTTTGGGGATATTGATTTCAATTTTACTTATTACTCTCATTTGTATATTATTTGTTTACTGGACATTTGAGCCACCACACCTCCCTCTTTTCTTTGATAAAGTTAATGGCAAATACGGAATATAG
- a CDS encoding FMN-dependent NADH-azoreductase — translation MKKLLYISVNSKPEEMSSSKTVARKLINSILEKHPSMVLEEVDLYKEHIPQLKYSYFESRSAIINSEALAKLPQDEQNEVNQIIKLCDQFRDADIYVIASPMWSLSFPAPLKEYIDCIIQSGKTIAFDENKPHGLLNDKERTFIYVQSSGANIPWIIRPAINKGVNYVHDIMRFLGISKFEELLVDGTGTTELERQEAIEKAVSRIETIVDGI, via the coding sequence ATGAAAAAGCTGCTATATATTAGTGTAAATTCAAAACCGGAAGAGATGTCTTCTTCAAAAACAGTTGCAAGAAAACTCATCAACAGCATACTTGAAAAACACCCAAGTATGGTTCTTGAAGAAGTAGATTTATATAAAGAGCATATACCACAATTGAAATACAGTTACTTTGAAAGCAGGAGTGCTATTATAAACTCAGAGGCTTTGGCAAAGTTGCCTCAAGATGAACAGAATGAAGTAAATCAGATAATAAAGCTGTGTGATCAGTTTAGAGATGCGGACATTTATGTAATTGCGTCGCCTATGTGGAGCTTGTCTTTTCCTGCTCCCTTAAAGGAATACATTGATTGTATTATCCAGTCCGGTAAAACAATTGCTTTTGATGAAAATAAACCTCATGGTTTATTAAATGATAAAGAGCGTACGTTTATATATGTACAGTCTTCAGGAGCAAATATTCCTTGGATTATCAGGCCTGCTATAAATAAGGGGGTAAATTATGTACACGATATTATGAGATTTTTAGGTATTAGCAAATTTGAAGAACTGTTGGTGGATGGAACAGGAACCACAGAACTTGAGAGGCAGGAAGCAATTGAAAAGGCAGTTTCAAGGATTGAAACTATAGTTGATGGAATATAA
- a CDS encoding S8 family serine peptidase — translation MRKSKLIKLFLVLTLVFTIVGTQTLTFAKPLSEVEKSEIPKLKLTKSPNSKLFVNLKEKVDEASDSAEIPVTVLFNKKLSQDEFSSIEKLLGNPKLKHKFDNIPGVALNLTKKQISQLEKSDLIQQVEYDAPVHATLNTATSSFGATQARTDFNVNGDGDNAPTTYSTKDVVVAVIDTGIDASHVDLDGGKVIAWKDYVNNKTTPYDDNGHGSHCASIIAGTGEGNSSYKGVAPGAALIGLKVLNASGSGSMSNVTAAIDWAVTNKDKYNIKIISLSLGTDESSDGTDSTSVAINKAFNAGIVPVVAAGNSGPGKATIGSPGAASKALTVGAFGDLGEKGFFLANFSSRGLTADGRVKPDIAAPGYQITAAKANSTNKYVAYSGTSMATPFVAGTAALIFDANPSLTASQAVNIITSTAQDWGPAGQDLDYGFGRLDSYAAVKQAGNFTGTGPAVPNHIYKADSLANSKSYDEYTITIPNTTYPIAITLIHPNWTSSQDFDLYLYNPSGTEVAASETSKRQETISYTPTTAGTYKIKVLSYKGSGSYFFDVSSGASTITQTTNQ, via the coding sequence ATGAGAAAAAGTAAACTAATAAAGTTATTTCTTGTTTTAACATTGGTGTTTACAATCGTAGGTACACAGACACTTACTTTTGCTAAGCCTTTAAGCGAAGTAGAAAAATCTGAAATTCCGAAATTAAAACTTACCAAAAGTCCCAACAGTAAATTGTTTGTAAATCTTAAAGAAAAAGTTGACGAAGCATCTGACAGCGCTGAAATACCTGTTACAGTATTATTTAATAAGAAGCTCTCTCAAGATGAATTTTCATCAATTGAAAAGCTTTTGGGTAATCCCAAACTAAAGCATAAATTCGATAATATCCCCGGAGTCGCTTTAAATTTAACAAAAAAGCAAATAAGTCAACTTGAAAAATCTGATTTGATTCAGCAGGTTGAGTATGATGCACCGGTTCATGCTACTTTGAACACTGCAACAAGCTCCTTTGGGGCAACTCAGGCCAGGACAGATTTTAATGTAAATGGCGATGGTGATAACGCACCAACAACATATAGTACCAAAGACGTTGTAGTTGCAGTTATTGACACAGGAATTGATGCAAGCCATGTGGATCTTGACGGCGGTAAGGTAATAGCATGGAAAGATTATGTTAATAATAAAACAACTCCTTATGATGATAACGGGCATGGCTCCCATTGCGCAAGCATTATTGCAGGCACAGGAGAGGGTAACTCAAGCTATAAGGGGGTTGCACCGGGTGCTGCGCTGATTGGTTTGAAAGTTCTGAATGCATCCGGCAGCGGTAGTATGAGTAATGTTACAGCTGCAATAGACTGGGCTGTAACAAACAAAGATAAATACAATATCAAAATTATAAGTCTAAGTCTTGGTACTGATGAAAGTTCAGATGGAACTGATTCAACTTCTGTAGCAATTAATAAGGCTTTCAATGCAGGAATAGTACCTGTAGTTGCAGCAGGTAATTCAGGACCAGGGAAGGCAACTATTGGTTCTCCTGGAGCAGCATCAAAAGCTTTGACAGTAGGCGCCTTTGGAGATTTGGGAGAAAAGGGTTTCTTTTTGGCGAACTTTTCAAGCAGAGGTCTGACAGCTGACGGCAGAGTTAAGCCTGATATAGCTGCTCCAGGCTATCAAATAACAGCTGCAAAGGCTAATTCAACCAATAAATACGTAGCATACAGCGGAACAAGTATGGCAACACCTTTTGTAGCAGGAACAGCTGCATTGATTTTTGACGCAAATCCTAGCCTTACAGCTTCGCAGGCTGTAAATATAATTACAAGTACTGCTCAGGACTGGGGTCCTGCAGGACAAGACTTGGATTACGGCTTTGGCAGACTGGATAGTTATGCAGCCGTAAAGCAAGCAGGTAATTTCACAGGTACCGGCCCTGCCGTACCAAACCATATTTATAAAGCTGATTCTTTAGCAAACAGCAAAAGCTACGATGAATATACAATCACTATACCTAACACTACATATCCTATAGCTATAACATTGATTCACCCTAATTGGACATCTTCTCAGGATTTTGACTTATATCTCTACAATCCTAGCGGAACAGAAGTTGCAGCTTCAGAAACATCAAAAAGACAAGAAACAATAAGCTATACTCCAACTACTGCAGGAACATACAAGATAAAGGTTCTTTCATACAAAGGAAGCGGTTCATATTTCTTTGATGTAAGCTCCGGCGCATCAACTATTACACAGACTACTAACCAATAA